A stretch of DNA from Triticum dicoccoides isolate Atlit2015 ecotype Zavitan chromosome 2A, WEW_v2.0, whole genome shotgun sequence:
TGCACCTTCGTATGAAGGTCGTGTGGCTTGCACAAGATACCCACTACCCCTCGTTATTTATAAGCTGAACGGCCAGTTACTTCCTAAGCTAGCTCGATGTGTGTGTGATCCACACGATCGACTAGTTGAAGAGAGAGGGAGACTCATTACCAAGGTGCATGTGCCGGTCGCATGGACCAAGGTCGGAAAAATCGAATGGTGCCGCGCGATTGACGCAGCTAGGCAATGGCAATGGTTACCGGGGCCTCGGCACGTGCCACTTCCTTCAACTTTCCTGCATCCTGGTTTGTATATGCATTTGCAGCTGACAACCCACTAGACACAtactatatatttatttatttttgcgatCGACACATACTATATTTGTAAGGCAAAAGGTACATCGCTCGACTGATTCCATGCATGGAATACCGAGTAGGGACTTGTTAATCTGGCAGCGGCATGATTTACGGATCACGCCAGCTCCGGCATCGATCCAAGTTGGATCTGCTTAACGGATATGGAATCGTTTTGCACGACGCCTAGCTACAAGCTGAGTCATTAGAGGTGTGGTTAGTTGGGGATCCACAAAGGTGGCGTCTTATCTCTCGAACGATGCATGCAAAGCTACGTGCCACTTGCACTCTTGCACGACAAAAGCCGCTGCAAGTTCGCGGCCCGGCAACGTGCTGCTGCACACTGTACCATTACATTACTACTCGTATATTACAGTAAGAGTAGTTTACTGTTGGCTACACTGGATCGGGTCAGTCATGGCCGTGAACGCGTGCGTCCTTACCCAAAAGGTCATGCCTCTTCGATCGTCGCGCGCCCATCCTTCGGTAAAGTAATGAGTCAGATGAAATAAAAACTTGTTCtttcttcgtatgtagtccatagtgaaatctctaaaaatacttatatttaggaacggaggaagtataatcGAAAGTGGGCTACAATTTAATTGCGTCAGCCGGGTTTTAAACTCAAGACCTTTTGGTTTCGATGCCATGTAGAAGTACAtgatctagccaatgcaaccaaaaagcTGATCTGATAGAAAAGACTAAACAATATATTTATACATTATAACACTTCCCTCCAAGGATAGAGGATACCAAATCATTTTGAAATTTGAATCCAGACACGTACATGTCGAGTGGTTAGCTACACCACACGTAATAGTATCCCAGCAGGGTGACCATGTTTTCTCACCCAACCAGCTATGTCACCCCATCTATCCAGATCGACGCCCTACTGTCCTTCGGTATGTTGACGACACCCTAATCATACCCCATACCTCTCTTGAGGCCGCGGCTAACCTCAAAGATATCCTCCACAAGTTCGTCTTCTCTGCAGGTCTCATCATTAACTTTCACAAAACTACCTTCATAGCCATTAACATCGATACCACCTcgagggttcgacactccatatttACCTACCACCTCCATCATTGAAAAGTGGCATGacaattccttgcacttggggattatcaagctcttttgtggcgccgttgtcggggagcaatagagGGTGAGCATTTTCATATATGCCTgcttgcttttatcactaagtagtttttttaTTCTTGTTCTTGTTTTCTTTCTTTAGTTGTGGGTAAAATTGtttttacaaaaaaaaatacaaaatACAAGTTTTTCCTACTTGCACCTTTATACCTcctttaatggctttaaagaaaccaCCGCCTGGGGAATAACCTAGAAATTCTAGAGAGTCTTTTTATTATTTTGCGTgccttcaaacttttcaaaaacaaaaaaaaaacaaagtgGGGAACCTGATTTTTTttaaaggagaagtgatttgcatCGAAGATGTGATGGATCAACCTTGAACACTTGTATTCGTGCTGATGGAAACAATGTAAatcttttcatggaagtttctagaCTTTCAACATTGTGAACCAAATGGAATCGTAATATAAATTAAACATATGAATATAAATGGTCCAAAAGCAATTCACAATACAACAATCATTTTCATTACAACAAAAGTTCAAATTCGAATAATTATTACAACAACAAATTGTTCAAATGACACACAAATACAATGAATAAAAATGAGGATCTATCCACCATAGAGTTGCCAACGATGCTCAATAAGATAATGCTGGAGTTGGTTGTGTGAATCATAGCTCTCAATCTTCCGGCAGCGGCGGCAGGTGTCAAGAAATGCAGTGATCTCTTCTGCGTCCCTAGCAGGCTTCACATGGCTACCAACATTGTCATAATAAAACTCTAAATCCAAATACCTCTCATCCTCGATGAtcgtgttatgtaaaattacacaaGCAGTCATGATGTTTCCGGGGGATTTTTTGTCCCTGAAGCGAGTGGGACCTCGAACAATGGCAAATCGAGCTTGCagcacaccaaatgccctctcAATAGACAAGCTTCTTGTGCTTCGGCAAAAAAAATTGTGTTTCTTGGTTTTGGGGTCACTaatggtcttcacaaatgttgaCCATGAAGGATAAATACAATCGACAAGATAGTACCACATGGATAGTCATGGCGATTGTATAGTTGCAAGCAAGAGCTTTGCCACTAACTAGCTGAGCAAATAGATGATCACTGCAaaacattgatatcattgagagacCCCGACAAACCAAAGAaacaatgccaaatccataaatcaTGTGAGGTCATGGCTTCAAGCACAATGGTGTGTTTACATTTGTGGCCGATATATTACCCTGCCCAAGCCACCGAGTAGTTTTTCCACAACCATTGCATGCAATCAATAATACCTAGCATGCCTGGCAATCCACTTTATTCGTTCATTGCCACGAGCTTGTTTGTGTTTTCCTCATTTGGAGCTCAAAGGTACTCTGGGCCAAAAACCCTGATCATTGTCTTCGCAAAGACACTGATGCATTTGATGGTGGTATCTTCTCGAACGTGAAGATATTCATCCACGTAGTCAGCGGGAACACCATATGCAATCACTCTTATCGCCGCTGAtattttttgatatgcactaaagcCAAGCAAACAGGCGGCATTCCTGGGGTGAGTGAAAAAATGGATATTCTGCTCGCAAGCTTCAACGATGCGCACGAAAAGAGACCTGCGCATTCTGTATCGCATACGAAATAGATGAGCCTTGAACACTTGTGCATTGAAGTGATTGAAAATGTGTGCATTGAAgatgtgagggtcgaccttgaacacttgtcttcatgctcatggaaacaatgcaaATCTTTTCATGGAAGTTGcatataaaaaataattatccccttatatatataccACCGTACCATAAAAATAAAAGAGCCaagaggtttgcctttaggatgttgcaATTGCATGTTTGTTAAGTGTTGTGCAGAAACATAAATTTTTACTCAAGTATTTGAATTTCTTATCTATAATGGAACATGATCAATTCCTGATAATTTTTACAGAGTATTGAATTACAAATTCTCTGCTGTGTCCTAATTTTGTAGAATAGTTTGAGTCACAAAAGTATGCATCATAATTAAATTACTATAGACTCATCTGGTTTTGGCAGGTTGTTGTTATAGTTTTGTTATCAGCTTGTTCTAGAGTTTTCATGGCTTATATTAGGAATATAAATTGTGAAAACAATATTCTACAGTAGCTAATGTTTGAAAATAATTATCCAACTTATCTTGACAGTACATGATTGGGTGATTTATTTTCATCTGTACTAACCTCTCTcacgatttctgttgagttttgtgcggaAGAAGCTTTTAAGGTCGGGTGTAGACATCGAGAGGGATTCAAGGGACAAAAAAATACCTAAGAAATTAAATCCAATCACATCAGTCTGTGCATACGGCTTGGCATAGGATCTTGGCGACAGTCGTGTCTCCCCCGACCTCGAGATTCTAACCATCTATATCTACGCCGCTGCCCTCGGTTTTGGGCACACAACTCGCATTCAACATGTCGCTCTCCTTGCGCTCCATGTTTTAGGCTTTCTTGGTCTTTTTCCTTGGTTTCCTCTATTTTCTCTAGTTTCCATTGTTTCCCCGCCggttttcttcatttttctttatTGGTTTTCACtaggctttttctttttttcctcttcttcgTTCGCTTTGTTTCTCTCATATACTTCATTGGTTTTATTTGTTTCCCTTTGTTTCTTTCTCAGTTTTCATAACTCTTCATTCTTTTATCGTGGTTTTCTTCGGGTTTTTTCTTTGGTTTCCTTTGTTGCTTTTTTAATTTTtgttggttttctttgtttttctttgtttccttgcatttttttcttcatttttctatGATTTCTTTGCTTTCTTTATTTCTTTCCCAGTTTTCACTGGTTTTTTCTTTCCTTTCTTTATTTCTTTGTCTTTCTTTGGGTGTTTTTTGGTTTCCTttgtatttctttttttctttttggttttcactGTTTACATTCTTTAGCACTGTTTTAATGGCAGTAATATTCCTTCAAATACAATGTAAATTCTATGAAAACATCAAGAACAATTTATTACATGTTTACCATTTTTAAAATACAGAACTAGTTTTTTAATACAATGTATGTTGGGTATATATACCactgggtggtaggatggattttgtaTGTCTACTTTTATACAATGTATGTTGTGCCTTTTTTGTATACATCGGGAACATTTATTTCATACGTATTTAACATTTtgtaaatacatgatcaacatttttacaTGCACATTGTATACTTTTGGTATACATATTcgatacatgagaaacattttttgtatacacattttttaaattcttgattaatatttttcaaatacttgattacatttttatacacattttagATATGTTcttatacatgagaaacaaatttctatacacatttaacatttttaaataattTTGAATACTTATTTATGATTTCAAAATGTTTGATTAATATTTTAAAATACAAATTCGAATTTCTAATACATGTTATTTACGGTTTTTATACATTTTTCGTGTACATGAGAAATAATTTATATACAcacttaacatttttcaaatgcttgattagaaCATTTCCAAATGATTTATGCATAgtgtttttgtaatatatatatatatatataaattttttGGAAGTATAAAAAAAGTTAAAAACgaagaaagaaagcaaacaagGAAAATAGAAAACCTAAATAAAGATAGAAAATAATGAAGCTGTGGCCTGCGGCCTGCGGCCTCCTGCGTACTGGGCCGACCCAGCCTTGCGCTCGCCCAGGCGAGGCTGCCCTACTTGTCGCATTAAGCAAGACATAGGGGCGTCCAAAAACTGGAGGTTCTCAATATTGTTCATTCTGTCGAATAGTTATTCTCCGATTCTGTCGAATACTGGAGGTTCTAGTTTGGTTGTTACTGTTTTTTTTTCTGCATTTTCATTTTACTGGCTTtccttttctttcattttttttccttttagaaaagCTTCCTTTAAAGAATGTTTGGGAATATTCAAAAATAATACCAAGTTTTAAAAGTGTTCATGTTGTCAAATATTATTGGGAGTTTCCAAAACTATTTCCGTTTTCAAAATTTGTTAACAAAGATAAAAAAATTCAATAATTCTAAATATGTTCGTTTTGTCCCGAAAATTGTATCTAATTTCAAAAATGCTCTTGTTTTCAATAATTTTCGCTAATTCAAAATTATTTGGCAATTTCAAAAATCTTTTATGCTTTCATAATGTGTTCATAAAATGCAAAACAATTGTTGCATTAAAAAACTCCTCTTACAAAAATGTccgtgttttaaaaaatgttcaaattttGTAGAAAATGCACAAGCAATAACCGGTTAACCACAGTGTCAGTTCGCTGCGATCAACCTGTTTGTTACAGTGATCCGGATCACTACAGTGCTCGATCACTGCCTGACTACAATGGGTTGGCTTAGTAGGGCGCACCTGTGCGAATCTTTGTCTTCTTGATGCAATGTGCGTGATATAAGTTTTTTTTACATCAAAATGCGTGACATAAGTGCTCCTGTTGTGGAGAGTCTATGTCTCACTTATTGCTAGGCAGACGTCCATCTAGTATGTacgatttttctattttttttcatttttgttttctcTTTGTGTTTGTATATATTTCAGAACTCTTCTAAATTTTGTTCTTACATTTATTTATATTCTTAAAATCAATACCTTTTAATTTAAATTATAAAACAGTTAATTGcgcatttgaattttttttcatgcGGTGTAAAATATTTGTTCAGGGAATTTTTAAAAATGTATGTACCATTAAAAATGACACATTTAAAAATTGGGAAAGGTCGGTATGTGCCACTGCCGAAGTTGCATATTCGAATTCTGCCACTCAAACTTGCATATTTCGGTCCATGACTATGCTCGCGGAAATAATTAGGTTCATGCCACTTCACGCTGTCTGCGCCAATTGTTGTTCTTTTGTCATCAACTTTTGTTGTTTCCTTGCATATTATATTGGACACACCACTTTGCCACGTCAACCATAGCGAGGAAGAGATGCATTTGACTTTCGTTGTCAGTATGCCTTCCTTTTTTAGGTGCTTTGACTTATTTTCTCTTCTATGGGTCCCACCACATGTCATGTTAATAGTATCTCCCAAACATCTCTGTAAACCCAAGGACTCCACCGTCTATATAAAGGGAGGACAAGGGACCTCCATGAGCATCTATTCTCAGATAGTAACTCTCGGTAGCAATATCATACACCATTGTAACTCCTCGCACGAGGTATCCCGCCACCATGAATAATCAAAACAAACATGATGTAGGGTATTACTTTCCGGAGGCCCGAAACTACGTAAAACCCTTGTGCAACTTTAGATCTAAGACTTCTAGCTACGCTTGGACCCCTACCGATGGATCTGACGGTATTTCGCACCGTCAGGGTCCTCGGCCGTCCCATTGGTCGTGTGACGATGTGATGAGTGACCCCCAATCCGGGACACCGTCACATGGCCTTGCAGATTAACTTCCTTTCTTCGATCGATACTTGGTTGGATGAAGCGATATTGACAACAATCAAAAGACATGGCGCAGTGGGGTACTCATCTTCCTTGTGTGGAATGCCTGGAAAGAGAGAAACCAACACGTCTTCAAGGGTACGAGAATGACTCATGCTAAGGTGGCACACCTCGCCTATATAATATCTTGCAAAGGGCCATGGTGTTTCGAGCAAGAGTACCCCATAATCAGGAGTGATTGGTATGCGGTTTAGatatgttgtgtgtgtgtgtgtgtgtgtgcaNNNNNNNNNNNNNNNNNNNNNNNNNNNNNNNNNNNNNNNNNNNNNNNNNNNNNNNNNNNNNNNNNNNNNNNNNNNNNNNNNNNNNNNNNNNNNNNNNNNNNNNNNNNNNNNNNNNNNNNNNNNNNNNNNNNNNNNNNNNNNNNNNNNNNNNNNNNNNNNNNNNNNNNNNNNNNNNNNNNNNNNNNNNNNNNNNNNNNNNNNNNNNNNNNNNNNNNNNNNNNNNNNNNNNNNNNNNNNNNNNNNNNNNNNNNNNNCACGTTGCCATAAACACCCTGCTTTTATTAACTTGGGAAAATGATTACATCATTAATCAAAAGGGCGAGAAGCTCCGCatgtgcttcctccatccatgcacTACAAATAGTCTTTATAGCCATCTTGGTTAATTTGTGTGCTGCTACATTTGCCTCTCCATAGCAATGCTCAATGTTAATCTAGGTAAATTCACAAGATGTGGAACTCAATGTTAATCTTCGTAAACTCATAAGATAAGTGGAGGCTGTCATAAAAATTGGCAGCAACATTTCCACTGGAAAATTAGGGTCGGAAATACTAAAATAAATGCAGAAAATATTCACACCCGTGTCAAATTTATGACTTGAACCCGGTGGGTTTCTTGCACCACAAGAAACCTATATAATCATCTAAATTATGCTTAGTTCCGCCTGTGGAGGGAATTCTCATTCCTTTTTCTTGCGAAAAGGCAATTTTGATTCCATGTTGGCCAGAATCTATTGATTTTTTATTTCGTTGGTTGGATTGCGTATTACTATCGTAGTATACCATCAAATGAAATACGTACAGTTCAGTTGTGTCGCAGATGCGTACATAAAACGCTATACGTACGTGACAACAGTTTTTGCAATTATATAAAAAGTTTGTTTTAATGTCGGTGGTGAAGCGTACAATGTACAAACAACTGGAGTCGGCCACGGCCCGTTCTGAACCGACTCCGATTAATCGTCTCCTACAAACACGCGGCGATCCGTCGCAAAACCCACCCCAACCTCGAAGATCGGCAGAGGAGAGATCCATCCAACAATTACGATGTCCACGTCCACTAATAAGAACAGGAAGATGGTCCGCCTCCACTCGTCGGACGGCGAGGAGTTCGAGGTGGCGGAGGAGGCCATTGGCGGCGCGTCGGCGACGATCAAGGGcatgctggaggaggaggaggagtcgatgGTGGCCACCAACAAGGTGATCCCGCTGCCCGTCACCGGCCCCATCCTGGCGCGCGTGCTCGAGTACGTCAACCGGCACTCGGACGAAGAAGACGGCGCCCTGTACCGCTACGGCCCCACCGCCGACGACCCCCTGAGGCGCTTCGATGACCAGTTTGTGCAGGTGGACCAGGACACTCTCTTCGACCTCATCGCGGCGGCCAACTATCTGGAGATGCAGGGGCTCCTGGACCTCACGTGCCGGACGGTGGCGGACCAGATGCGGGGCAAGACCACCGACGAGATCCGCACGCACTTCTACATCCGCAACGACTACACCGCCGATGAGTTGGAGGAGGTCCGTAGGGAGAACACGTGGTGCTGGGAGTAGCTGCAATCTTGATCACTACTACGCACGTTAGGTAGGCTAGGAGACATATCAATCCATCAATACATCCACGCTTGCTTGAGACTAAATATGTTTTGGCTTGTGTTAATTTGATATATATGTTGATGCAAGCCGATTAACAACTAATCTTGATGTTATgccgtaaagaagaacaaatgttgtTCCGCCAATTGGTCTAATATCTGTCCTTGCTAATCAATTCTAATATTGCTTGCTACTccttccatcccaaaataagtgtctcaactttatactaactttagcacaaagttgtactaaacttaagacacttattttgggacagaaggAGTATACATTAAGGGAAGTGATTCCCTTCAACCGACTGATCTTGTGCGAGCGTTTGCGGCCTCCATGTCTGTCGGATGGGCTAGTGAAACGGCCGGGAGGTAATCTCACGTTCTGCAACTGGTCCATTGTTTTTGAAAGTGGTTTTGCAACTAGTCCCTTGTTGACCTAAAAATAAATCTTCAACACAACTTATGATTCATAAAAGAAATGACCAATGTTGCCAAAAAAAACTCAACATAATCTATGTTGCAAATGTTTCCGCAACAAGACCTTGCAAGTAGAGGAAGATGTTTGGCTGGTCGATTGGGTCAGAACCGATGGCTCGTGAGGCGGCGGATCCGTCCGGCGGCATGTAGCAACCCCCATGTGTTAATGCGTTTTCAAGTTTTCTCAGACATGATATTGTTTTGACAGAGGTAAATGTTTGGTGCCAGCAAGCCGGCTACCTCACACGCACACGTCAGCCCCACCACCGCTTTATCTACTCGAAAATGACCTGGACCATCATCTCCCACCTCCTGATCCCCTTTTTCCTCGGCCTCTTCCCTTCCCATGGCAACAAGCTGACTCCCGTCTCCCATCAATCCACCCACCCATGCTGCTACAGCTCCCTACCAAGGTGCAACCACCGCTTTGCGTTGTGAGAAGAGGGCCCTAGGTGTGTGCCCGCGACAGAGCTGCTGAGACCATGTCGGGCGCCCATGCTACAAAGGACGACGATGGAGGGTGACCATGATGGCGGCTGCAGCCTGGTGAGCGAACGACGATGCTGGAACCACCAGCCGGTTTTGTTGCAACAGGCGAAGCAGGACCTCGAACTAGCATCTCGTTTTGCTGCAACTGATAGTGAAGCTGAAAACTAGTAGTTGTTTTTGCTATAACCGTCAGCATACGGAGTTGCAACTGGATATGAAGAAGCTGGAACCAGCTGCGAGTGGGTCTGTTGGTGGTCGTTGGCTGCGGTGGAGGAGGCGCCGCCGCTTATTTTTTCGCATCCAGGGACATGACCAATGCTATAAGGGGTGATTTTTACTGCAACCAACGACGATTTGTGCTGGGACCGGCGAATGTTTTTTGCTGGATCCTATATGGTCAGTGGCTTTTTTGTTGCAACCACTAATGTTTTTTTGCTTCGGCCGTTGATGTATTTTGGTGCGGCAAGCACCTACCAATGATGGAGACGATGGGGGAACGGGGTTCTACGGATAGCTCGGACCGTGGCGCCACGTCTGGGTGGTCCATGGTAGGTGGCCCGTGTGCCCGCCCGGGGCCACCGTCATTGGGCGGCTTCCGGCACCCGTGAGAGCTGTTTAGCGCGCTGCCCCGTGCGCGACCGCCCATCCGGACCTGCCTGATGGTGCCTTTGGGCCGGGGCGGTCAGATCTGGTGGAGCCAGGTTGGGGTGATGCGAGCTGTCTAACATGTCTCGACGACGTTTCCCCGGGTGACCCGGCTAGGTGGGCCATAGACGGGTGGACAGCTTGCCTGCACGGGGTCACCGTCATTGTGGGGCGTCGGGCGCAGTCGTGAGCGAGGCCCAGCGTGGCGTCTTCTGTAACGTCTGTCCTGGGTCGGATGATATAGGCAGGTCGTTGTGCTCTCCGCGTCCCCAATTTGAGCGAAGTGAAGTCTATTCAAAAACTGTGTTTGTAGAGCATGTCGTGAACGAATCTTGACATCTGAATCCCTAAAATTGATACCCTGACTTCTTCATTCCCGATCGTTTTTGACTTTCAGGCCATATCCAAACAGAAAAGGCCGGGATGAGTGAATTATGCAACACATGTTTGTGGCCAACCTGTCAGCATGAGAAAGAAATTGCgaaatactcccttcgtttctaaatatttgtctttctaaatatttcaacaagtgactacatacgaagcaaaatgagtgaatttacactttaaaatatgtttacatacattcgtatgtggtagttcatttaaaatgtctaaaaagacaaatatttaggaacgaagggagtactaattAATAAATACTCCTACTACGTAGAAAATACCCACAGAAACCTGTCCGTTGGATGTGAAATTGCGGTCCAGATAGCAATCTCTGCTCTCCTTATGTTTCTCCCCGAGCAACCGATGCTAGTCCGTGGAGCCACCAGTGgttacggcggcggcgagctccgttCCAAGGCGATGATTTCCGCGGCGGCGACCCAGGGTTACGGCGCGTCTCGTCCTTCCTAATCTGCACTCTCCGTCCGGCAATCCCTCCGGAGGCCACTCCGTCCTCCCGAGATCCGAAGGTATCTTGCGATCTGCTACTTGATGAATTGGTTTATTGCAAGGCAAGGTTGGGGCATTCCTAATCCCTGTTGGAACAAAAATTGATGGACTCGTGCCCTAATGAAATGTGTGATCCAGATTACAATCCCGATCTAAGGCTCCACGTTGCAAATCTTGTTTTTTCCAGATTATATATTTCGTTGCCGACATCCTTGTAGTTGTAAATTATTATTAAGATGCCTATGTTCACCATATTTGCATCGACTGATCTCAAACTGTACATGGCAAATGATTAACTAGTAGTAAGTGCACCGAAAATTCAGTTGTGCGCGCACATCGCATGCAATCTGGCCTTTTCTTTTTAGCTTTGGTGCCATGAACTGATTCAGGTAGAGTACTGAACTGATATATCCTACATTTAGGCAATTCAGAAGTGCTTCATGAAAGGCTGAAACAACGTTGTTGTCGCAGCAAGATAACAACTGATGAGAAGTACGGCGGACATGGATTATTCCTCCATGACAAGTGTGTACTCTCTCCTGACCTGCAGATACCCTGATGGACCAACGAAGCAGTAGTGGATATACTAGCAGTCAAGAATTCTCTGTAAAAAGCAAATGCGGTTCTTCCAAGAGGATGGCGAGATCATTGGTGGCGGTGGAGCTTCACCTTCTGCCCCATGTAAGGATCGCTGTTTTCACACACTGCTAAATCTTGAGTTCAACAAGGAGTATGAATACTGATTCATGACTACTTTTAAGTTGCTGCTCGTGCTTATTGTAGGATGTGCTGCGTGATATACTGTCGCGGTTATCAATCAGAGATGTCGTGATCTCTCGTGAATGGAGACAGCTAAGGATCTGCCACCCAGACCTGGTGCTCACCCTATACACCTTCTTAGCCAGGACCCAGGATTTGTTTGTAGTTGTCACTAACCAGGAAACTGAGACTACTGAATTCATCACCAATGTGAACAATCTATTGCGCCCACTGTGGTCTACTTCTACTACAACTACGACTACGCTGGACAAGTTTGCTGTCGAATTTGGGCTTCGCAGAAAGCACCAGTATCACATTCATAGATGGGTTAACTTCGCCACCACGTCAAGGGCTAAGCACATTGCTCTAGATTTCACAGAATTCACTTTCTTCGACTCTACGTGTTGCAAGAACATGTATATTTTCCCTCTGTGCAAATTCAGTGGTCAAAACGGCTCTTGTGTCAAGTCTCTTAATCTGGGCTACGTAAGTTTAAAACTGCCCCTCAGTTTCTGTGGTCTCACAAACCTTCAGAAACTCACGCTAAATATGGTATCCATCAGTGGAAGTGATCTCCAGTGCCTGTTGCTGAGCTGTGCTCTTCTCGAGAGTATAAGCATAGAGCGGTGCTCCTCCTTCTCAAGTCTACGCATACGACAGGAGCTGTACCGGTTGCAGTACCTGCGTGTGCGCCATTGCAAACTGAAAATGATAGAGTTGTGTGCTAGAGTCTTACCAAATTTGAGCTTGACGAGGATCTGACGGAAATTGTGCTCATTCAATGTTTGAAGTTGTCAGAGGCAACATTCGTGTCAAACATGAGAGAGCACTCATTTGACAACTATGGTTTCAGGTTCACCTTCACCGACCTTCCAACTGCCCTTCCTCATGTGCATAAACTATTCCTACTTTTGAATGTTGATCAGGTTTGCTCTTGAAAAGAAGAATCTCATTGTATTTCCTTTGATTTTCTCCAGCACCATAATTACATCCAGGCGCATGGTGATTTGCCACGTGCATTGGTATCAAATTAATTTATCTTGCTGAGGCCGTGCATTATTTCTGTTCCAGGTGCCAAGATTCACTGAAGCCCAGAGTAGGTTCAGCAACTTGAGGAATCTGAACATGAACCTTCTTGATTACTATTTTGATCCAGAGGATACTAGTTGGGTTTTGGGACTGGTTGATCTCTTTTGAGCCAAACATTAATTAtggtactccctccaatccatattaatAGTCACAACTTTAGTACGtagagtacaaagttgtactaaagctgCGAAAATTAACATGGATCGGAGACAGTAACATTTTGTGCTATTATGTTTGATCTCGACACTAGAACATATATGTATATTGAAATGAATGGATATATGCACGCAAATTATTACGAATGGTCCTACATGTTGGCTTCCTGAACCGAAGATGGTGAGAGCTGTGCAGGGGCCTCTACATGGTCACCTCAGAAGTGTCGACATGTCGGGAATTTGTCACGTATTCGGGCTACTTGAGCTGGCACTCTACATCCGCGGGAATGCTACTGTGCTTGAACATATGGTAATATATCCAGTGGTACATGCCAATGGATTTAACGATGATATCCATTCGTTCAGCGAGCCTGTTAATGTTGACGAGTGGGACAATTACTACGTCGGAGGCGAGGGTGACTGC
This window harbors:
- the LOC119352492 gene encoding SKP1-like protein 4, which codes for MSTSTNKNRKMVRLHSSDGEEFEVAEEAIGGASATIKGMLEEEEESMVATNKVIPLPVTGPILARVLEYVNRHSDEEDGALYRYGPTADDPLRRFDDQFVQVDQDTLFDLIAAANYLEMQGLLDLTCRTVADQMRGKTTDEIRTHFYIRNDYTADELEEVRRENTWCWE
- the LOC119352491 gene encoding uncharacterized protein LOC119352491, whose protein sequence is MDQRSSSGYTSSQEFSVKSKCGSSKRMARSLVAVELHLLPHDVLRDILSRLSIRDVVISREWRQLRICHPDLVLTLYTFLARTQDLFVVVTNQETETTEFITNVNNLLRPLWSTSTTTTTTLDKFAVEFGLRRKHQYHIHRWVNFATTSRAKHIALDFTEFTFFDSTCCKNMYIFPLCKFSGQNGSCVKSLNLGYVSLKLPLSFCGLTNLQKLTLNMVSISGSDLQCLLLSCALLESISIERCSSFSSLRIRQELYRLQYLRVRHCKLKMIELCARVLPNLSLTRI